One genomic segment of Pseudomonas sp. p1(2021b) includes these proteins:
- the pfkB gene encoding 1-phosphofructokinase — protein sequence MAKILTLTLNPALDITVSLQTLHPGLVNRSQAQHSHAAGKGLNVAQVLADLGHRVTVGGFLGCDNLAPFEALIAWRGFADCFVRVPGETRNNIKLVEADGRVTDINGQGPEVDEAAQSALMRRLEQVVAGHDAVVVAGSLPRGVDAQWFQALLLMLKGKGLKVALDTSGEALRAGLKAEPWLVKPNTEELGEALGIAMHSPAEQRVAAQRLLASGIEHVVVSQGEQGVSWFAQGLALHGQPPKVRVASTVGAGDSLVAGMVHGLLQGEPAGQTLRRATAIAAQAVSQVGFGIRDREQLARLESAVQLTEQQEGCR from the coding sequence ATGGCCAAGATCCTCACCCTCACCCTCAACCCGGCGCTGGACATCACCGTCAGCCTGCAAACCCTGCACCCGGGCCTGGTCAACCGTAGCCAGGCCCAGCACAGCCACGCCGCCGGCAAAGGCCTGAACGTGGCGCAGGTGCTGGCCGACCTGGGCCATCGCGTGACCGTGGGTGGCTTTCTCGGCTGCGACAACCTGGCGCCGTTCGAAGCGCTCATCGCCTGGCGCGGCTTTGCCGACTGCTTTGTCCGGGTGCCTGGCGAAACCCGCAACAACATCAAGCTGGTCGAGGCCGATGGCCGCGTCACCGATATCAACGGCCAGGGGCCGGAAGTCGACGAGGCCGCCCAGTCCGCCCTGATGCGGCGCCTTGAACAGGTGGTGGCGGGGCACGATGCGGTGGTGGTGGCCGGCAGCTTGCCAAGGGGTGTCGATGCCCAGTGGTTCCAGGCGCTGTTGCTGATGCTCAAGGGCAAAGGCCTGAAAGTGGCCCTGGATACCAGCGGCGAAGCGTTGCGTGCAGGTCTCAAGGCTGAGCCTTGGCTGGTCAAGCCCAACACCGAGGAACTGGGTGAGGCGCTGGGTATCGCCATGCACAGTCCGGCCGAGCAGCGTGTGGCCGCCCAGCGCCTGTTGGCGTCGGGCATCGAGCACGTGGTGGTGTCCCAGGGCGAGCAGGGCGTCAGCTGGTTCGCCCAAGGCCTGGCCTTGCATGGGCAACCGCCCAAGGTGCGGGTGGCCAGCACGGTCGGCGCCGGCGATTCGCTGGTCGCCGGCATGGTCCATGGCCTGCTGCAAGGCGAGCCGGCCGGGCAGACGCTGCGCCGCGCCACGGCCATCGCCGCCCAGGCGGTGAGCCAGGTCGGCTTCGGTATCCGTGACCGGGAACAGCTGGCGCGCCTGGAAAGCGCCGTGCAACTGACAGAACAACAAGAGGGTTGCCGATGA
- the ptsP gene encoding phosphoenolpyruvate--protein phosphotransferase, which yields MLELAQEQIAMGQVAADKAQALRLLADRLVADGLVAEGYLQGLEAREMQGSTFLGQGIAIPHGTPQTRDQVFATGVRLLQFPEGVDWGDGQVVYLAIGIAARSDEHLRLLQLLTRALGETDLAEALRRASSAEALLKLLQGAPQELALDAQLVGLNLAAEDFDELAWRGARLLQRAGCVEAGFASVLQQAEPLPLGEGLWWLHSERQVRQPGLAFVTPQQPLRYRDQPLNGLFCLASLGVAHQALLERLCEVLIEGRGQMLYQATNSRDVLEVLGGEAPSDWPSARIVLANPHGLHARPAKVLAQLAKGFEGEIRVRLLDSGQPAVSAKSLSKLLGLGAQRGQALELIAEPNIASNALPVLLAAIEQGLGEDVEPLPEQAVLVAPVVVEALQAPAAGSLVQGIGAAPGIASGPAHVHVEREIDYPLRGESPAQERQKLSQALEVVNAELQALVQRSDKAIGEIFVTHQEMLADPGLGDEVEQRLAQGESAAAAWMTVIDSAARQQEALHDALLAERAADLRDIGRRVLAQLCGVQAVPEPQQPYVLVMTEVGPSDVARLDPARVAGIVTAQGGATAHSAIVARALGIPAVVGAGAAILLLEPGTPLLLDGQRGRVSVAPPAEELQRALAERDLREQRLQAAWAKRHEPAVSRDGRAMEVCANIGESTGIDKVVEQGAEGVGLLRTELIFMAHPQAPDVATQEAEYRRVLDGLAGRPLVVRTLDVGGDKPLPYWPIAAEENPFLGVRGVRLTLQRPQVMEDQLRALLRAADDRPLRIMFPMVGQVHEWREAKAMVDRLREEIPVADLQVGIMVEVPSAALLAPQLAREVDFFSIGTNDLTQYTLAIDRGHPSLSAQADGLHPAVLQLIDMTVRAAHAQGKWVGVCGELAADPQAVAVLLGLDVDELSVAARSIAEVKALVRQADHQTARALAREALQQDSAAAVRALVERY from the coding sequence ATGCTGGAGCTCGCTCAGGAGCAGATCGCCATGGGCCAGGTGGCCGCCGACAAGGCCCAGGCGTTGCGCCTGCTGGCCGATCGGCTGGTCGCTGACGGCCTGGTCGCCGAAGGTTACCTGCAAGGGCTCGAGGCCCGCGAGATGCAAGGCTCGACCTTCCTCGGCCAGGGTATTGCCATCCCTCATGGCACCCCGCAGACCCGCGATCAGGTGTTCGCCACCGGTGTGCGACTGCTGCAGTTTCCCGAGGGGGTCGACTGGGGCGATGGCCAGGTCGTCTACCTGGCCATCGGCATCGCGGCCCGCTCGGATGAGCACCTGCGCCTGTTGCAGTTGCTGACCCGCGCCCTGGGCGAGACCGACCTGGCCGAGGCCTTGCGCCGGGCCAGCTCCGCCGAGGCCCTGCTCAAGCTACTGCAGGGCGCCCCCCAAGAGCTGGCGCTCGATGCGCAGCTGGTGGGCCTGAACCTGGCGGCCGAGGATTTCGACGAGCTGGCCTGGCGTGGTGCGCGCCTGCTGCAGCGCGCCGGGTGCGTCGAGGCAGGCTTTGCCAGTGTGCTGCAGCAGGCCGAGCCGTTGCCCTTGGGCGAAGGCCTGTGGTGGCTGCACAGCGAGCGCCAGGTGCGCCAGCCAGGCTTGGCCTTCGTTACGCCACAGCAGCCGCTGCGCTATCGAGACCAGCCGCTCAACGGCCTGTTCTGCCTGGCCAGTCTGGGTGTTGCCCACCAGGCCTTGCTCGAGCGCCTGTGCGAGGTGTTGATCGAAGGCCGTGGGCAGATGCTCTACCAAGCCACCAACAGCCGCGACGTGCTCGAGGTACTGGGCGGCGAGGCGCCGAGCGACTGGCCCAGTGCGCGCATCGTCCTGGCCAACCCCCACGGCTTGCATGCCCGGCCGGCGAAAGTGCTGGCGCAACTGGCCAAGGGCTTCGAGGGCGAGATCCGCGTGCGTCTGCTCGACAGCGGCCAGCCGGCGGTGTCGGCCAAGAGCCTGAGCAAGCTGCTGGGCCTCGGTGCCCAGCGTGGCCAGGCGTTGGAACTGATCGCCGAACCGAACATTGCCAGCAATGCGTTGCCGGTGCTGCTGGCCGCCATCGAGCAGGGCCTGGGCGAAGACGTGGAACCCCTGCCCGAGCAGGCCGTGCTTGTTGCACCGGTTGTCGTCGAAGCGCTGCAAGCCCCTGCTGCCGGCAGCCTGGTCCAGGGCATCGGTGCCGCGCCGGGCATCGCCAGTGGCCCGGCCCATGTCCATGTCGAGCGCGAAATCGACTACCCCCTGCGTGGCGAGTCGCCTGCTCAGGAGCGCCAGAAGCTAAGCCAGGCCCTGGAGGTGGTGAATGCCGAACTGCAGGCCTTGGTGCAACGCAGCGACAAGGCCATCGGCGAAATCTTCGTCACCCACCAGGAAATGCTCGCCGACCCCGGCCTGGGCGATGAGGTCGAACAGCGCCTGGCCCAGGGCGAAAGCGCCGCGGCCGCCTGGATGACCGTCATCGACAGCGCCGCGCGCCAGCAGGAGGCGCTGCATGACGCCCTGCTCGCCGAGCGTGCCGCCGACCTGCGTGACATAGGCCGGCGCGTGCTGGCGCAACTGTGCGGTGTCCAGGCCGTGCCCGAGCCCCAGCAGCCTTATGTGCTGGTGATGACCGAGGTCGGCCCGTCCGACGTGGCCCGCCTGGACCCGGCACGGGTGGCCGGTATCGTCACCGCACAAGGCGGTGCCACCGCCCACAGCGCCATCGTCGCCCGTGCCCTGGGCATCCCGGCGGTGGTCGGCGCAGGGGCGGCGATCTTGCTGCTGGAGCCCGGCACGCCGTTGCTGCTAGACGGTCAGCGTGGCCGGGTCAGCGTGGCGCCGCCTGCCGAGGAGCTGCAACGTGCCCTCGCCGAACGCGACCTGCGCGAGCAGCGCCTGCAGGCGGCCTGGGCCAAGCGCCACGAACCCGCGGTGAGCCGCGACGGCCGCGCCATGGAGGTGTGCGCCAACATCGGTGAGAGCACCGGCATCGACAAGGTGGTGGAGCAGGGCGCCGAAGGCGTGGGCCTGCTGCGTACCGAACTGATCTTCATGGCCCACCCCCAGGCACCGGATGTGGCCACCCAGGAAGCCGAGTACCGCCGCGTGCTCGACGGCCTGGCCGGGCGCCCGCTGGTGGTGCGTACCCTCGACGTGGGCGGCGACAAACCGTTGCCCTACTGGCCGATCGCCGCCGAGGAAAACCCCTTCCTCGGTGTGCGTGGCGTGCGCTTGACGCTGCAGCGCCCACAGGTGATGGAAGACCAGCTGCGCGCCTTGTTGCGCGCCGCTGACGATCGCCCGTTGCGTATCATGTTCCCGATGGTCGGCCAGGTGCACGAGTGGCGCGAGGCCAAGGCCATGGTCGATCGCCTGCGCGAGGAAATCCCGGTCGCCGACCTGCAGGTCGGCATCATGGTCGAGGTGCCTTCGGCGGCCCTGCTGGCACCACAGCTGGCCCGCGAGGTGGACTTCTTCAGCATCGGCACCAACGACCTGACCCAGTACACCCTGGCCATCGACCGTGGCCACCCCAGCCTCTCGGCCCAGGCCGACGGCCTGCACCCGGCCGTGCTGCAGCTGATCGACATGACCGTGCGCGCCGCTCATGCCCAGGGCAAGTGGGTCGGCGTGTGCGGCGAGTTGGCGGCCGACCCGCAGGCGGTCGCGGTGCTGCTCGGCCTGGACGTGGACGAGCTCAGCGTCGCCGCCCGCAGCATCGCCGAAGTCAAGGCACTGGTTCGCCAGGCCGATCACCAGACGGCCCGCGCCCTGGCGCGCGAGGCCCTGCAACAAGACAGCGCCGCCGCGGTACGGGCGCTGGTGGAGCGTTACTGA
- the cra gene encoding catabolite repressor/activator — protein sequence MKLSDIARLAGVSVTTASYVINGKAEQQRISNSTVERVRAVVEAHGFTPNPQAAGLRSRHTRTLGFILPDLENPSYARIAKQLEQGARARGYQLLIASSDDQPDSERQLQQLFRARRCDALFVASCLPPDDDSYRELQDKGLPVIAIDRRMDPSYFCSVISDDRDASRQLAQSLLDTHPRTIALIGARPELSVSQARAGGFDEALQPFAGQVRRYQGEAFSRECGQRLMQQLIEDFGGLPDALVTTSYVLLQGVFDTLQARPADSRQLQLGTFGDNQLLDFLPLPVNAMAQQHGQIAVTALELALAAIEDKRYEPGVHAVARTFKQRISAG from the coding sequence GTGAAACTCAGCGATATCGCCCGTCTGGCCGGTGTGTCCGTGACCACCGCCAGCTACGTCATCAATGGCAAGGCCGAACAGCAGCGCATCAGCAACAGCACGGTCGAGCGCGTGCGCGCGGTGGTCGAGGCCCACGGCTTCACGCCCAACCCGCAGGCTGCTGGCCTGCGCAGCCGGCACACCCGGACCCTGGGCTTCATTCTCCCGGATCTGGAGAACCCCAGCTATGCCCGTATCGCCAAGCAGCTCGAGCAAGGGGCCCGCGCTCGTGGCTACCAGCTGCTGATCGCCAGTAGCGACGACCAGCCGGACAGCGAACGGCAGTTGCAGCAACTGTTCCGCGCCCGCCGCTGCGATGCCCTGTTCGTTGCCAGCTGCCTGCCGCCGGACGACGACAGCTACCGCGAACTACAGGACAAGGGCCTGCCGGTGATCGCCATCGACCGGCGCATGGACCCGTCGTACTTCTGCTCGGTGATCAGCGACGATCGCGATGCCAGCCGCCAATTGGCCCAGAGCCTGCTGGACACGCACCCGCGCACCATCGCCCTGATCGGTGCGCGCCCGGAGCTGTCGGTCAGCCAGGCCCGCGCCGGCGGTTTCGATGAAGCGCTGCAACCGTTCGCGGGCCAGGTACGCCGCTATCAGGGCGAGGCCTTCAGCCGTGAATGCGGCCAGCGTCTGATGCAGCAATTGATCGAAGATTTCGGCGGCCTGCCCGATGCCTTGGTCACCACCTCCTATGTACTGCTGCAAGGCGTGTTCGACACCCTGCAGGCACGCCCGGCCGATTCGCGCCAGTTGCAGCTGGGTACCTTCGGTGACAACCAGTTGCTGGACTTCCTGCCTCTGCCGGTCAACGCCATGGCCCAGCAGCACGGACAGATCGCCGTCACCGCCCTGGAACTGGCCCTGGCCGCTATCGAAGACAAACGCTACGAGCCCGGCGTGCATGCCGTGGCGCGTACGTTCAAACAACGCATCAGCGCAGGTTGA
- a CDS encoding TatD family hydrolase, which translates to MRLIDTHTHLDFPDFDADRQRLLANAAALGVERMVVLGVYQDNWQRVWDLACSTPNLHAALGLHPVYLDQHRPEHLAQLRDWLERLQGDPRLCAVGEFGLDFYLPELDKGRQQALFEAQLQLACDFALPALLHVRRSHAQVIATLKRYKPARAGIIHAFAGSYEEAREYIRLGFKLGLGGAATWPQALRLRKTLPRLPLESVVLETDAPDMAPSMFPGVRNSPEHLPQIAGALAEVMGIEADRLAEASTHNACELFGW; encoded by the coding sequence ATGCGCCTGATCGACACCCACACCCACCTGGACTTCCCCGACTTCGACGCTGACCGCCAACGCCTGCTGGCCAATGCGGCGGCCCTCGGCGTGGAACGCATGGTGGTGCTGGGTGTGTATCAGGACAACTGGCAACGCGTGTGGGACCTGGCCTGCAGCACGCCCAACCTGCATGCCGCGCTCGGGCTGCACCCGGTGTACCTTGACCAGCACCGCCCCGAGCACCTGGCCCAGCTGCGCGACTGGTTAGAGCGCCTGCAAGGCGACCCGCGCCTGTGCGCGGTGGGCGAGTTCGGCCTGGACTTCTACCTGCCGGAACTGGACAAAGGCCGCCAACAAGCACTGTTCGAGGCGCAACTGCAACTGGCCTGCGACTTTGCCCTACCCGCCCTGCTGCATGTGCGCCGCAGCCACGCCCAGGTGATCGCCACCCTCAAGCGCTACAAACCCGCCCGCGCCGGCATCATCCATGCCTTCGCCGGCAGCTACGAAGAGGCCCGCGAGTACATCCGGCTGGGTTTCAAGCTGGGCCTGGGCGGTGCCGCCACCTGGCCCCAGGCGCTGCGCCTGCGCAAGACGCTGCCACGCCTGCCGCTGGAAAGCGTGGTGCTGGAGACCGATGCGCCGGACATGGCGCCGTCGATGTTCCCAGGGGTGCGCAACAGCCCGGAGCACCTGCCGCAGATCGCCGGCGCGCTGGCCGAGGTGATGGGCATCGAGGCCGACCGGTTGGCCGAGGCCAGTACCCACAATGCC